The following proteins are encoded in a genomic region of Arthrobacter jiangjiafuii:
- a CDS encoding aminoacyl-tRNA hydrolase yields MQPSDTVQPIVLLVDKEEPAAHLDAVAAAAAASVSAYARRTDDAAWENWVYGRFTKTVRRAGPKSFAKLAGHAPSGTVAVGRARAIAFEPVSYEEMPRKIRALQVSGTQLPDDDAVPGSPGAPVIIINADLEMSTGKAGAQAAHALLAWYLTLSEENRDAWSEAGSRVSVRPAPGTEFATLAAAEGAGPLIVDAGMTEIAPDTATAFVAAPEA; encoded by the coding sequence ATGCAACCCAGTGACACCGTCCAGCCGATCGTCCTGCTCGTCGACAAGGAAGAGCCGGCAGCCCACCTGGATGCGGTGGCCGCAGCTGCGGCCGCGAGTGTCAGCGCGTATGCCCGCCGGACCGACGACGCCGCCTGGGAGAACTGGGTCTATGGGCGGTTCACCAAGACGGTACGCCGCGCCGGCCCGAAGTCCTTCGCGAAGCTGGCCGGGCACGCGCCGTCGGGCACCGTCGCCGTCGGCCGGGCCAGGGCCATCGCGTTCGAACCGGTGAGCTACGAGGAAATGCCCAGGAAAATCCGGGCGCTGCAGGTCTCCGGTACCCAACTGCCCGACGACGACGCCGTGCCGGGCAGCCCCGGTGCGCCGGTGATCATCATCAACGCCGACCTCGAGATGTCCACCGGCAAGGCCGGCGCGCAGGCCGCTCACGCATTGCTGGCCTGGTACCTGACCCTTTCCGAGGAGAACCGGGATGCCTGGAGCGAGGCCGGCAGCCGGGTCAGTGTCCGGCCGGCTCCCGGAACGGAGTTTGCCACGCTGGCCGCTGCCGAGGGCGCCGGGCCGCTGATCGTGGACGCCGGCATGACCGAGATTGCCCCGGACACCGCCACCGCGTTCGTGGCGGCTCCGGAGGCTTAG
- a CDS encoding GatB/YqeY domain-containing protein: protein MTLKEQLQADVKAHMKAGNRTALMTVRNVLGEIETREKSGKTPVELDDVQVVALLQKEAAKRRDTAGIYREAGEDERSAAEVAEAEIIEAYLPEPLTRADVEAIVDETITELAADGTELSMRQMGAVMKPVTAKVAGRFDGKAVSEIVRSRLA, encoded by the coding sequence ATGACACTCAAAGAACAGCTCCAGGCCGATGTGAAGGCCCACATGAAGGCCGGCAACCGCACCGCCCTCATGACGGTCCGTAATGTGCTCGGCGAAATCGAGACCCGGGAAAAGTCCGGCAAGACCCCGGTGGAGCTCGACGACGTGCAGGTCGTGGCGCTGCTGCAGAAGGAAGCGGCCAAGCGCCGGGACACGGCGGGTATCTACCGTGAGGCCGGCGAGGACGAGCGCAGTGCCGCCGAGGTCGCCGAGGCGGAAATCATCGAGGCCTACCTGCCCGAGCCGCTCACCCGTGCCGACGTGGAAGCCATCGTTGACGAGACCATCACGGAGCTGGCGGCGGACGGCACGGAACTGTCCATGCGCCAGATGGGCGCCGTCATGAAGCCCGTCACCGCCAAGGTGGCAGGCCGTTTCGATGGCAAGGCCGTCAGCGAGATCGTCCGCAGCCGCCTGGCCTGA
- a CDS encoding bifunctional 4-hydroxy-2-oxoglutarate aldolase/2-dehydro-3-deoxy-phosphogluconate aldolase, whose amino-acid sequence MAIPAATSEWRRVPMSSALVQTRIIAILRAGDTSGSDAVVDTLIGNGVRCLGLTLTTPGALSAVERLASRVPDGVEVGLGTVMTPDQVHRAADAGARFVMAPNAAADVIHTARSCGIASYPGAMTPSEIHLAWRAGATAVKLFPGGILGTRYLAAVREPLPDIPLIPTGSVRCGEAADWLSAGAAAVGLGGALLGDAMNPGGDLAALAERTRRVCEAAALRT is encoded by the coding sequence ATGGCCATCCCAGCAGCCACCTCCGAATGGCGCCGGGTCCCCATGAGCAGCGCCCTGGTGCAGACGCGGATCATTGCCATCCTGCGGGCAGGAGACACATCCGGCTCGGATGCCGTGGTGGACACCCTGATCGGGAACGGAGTGCGCTGCCTTGGGCTGACGCTGACCACCCCCGGCGCCCTGTCAGCCGTCGAACGGCTGGCTTCCCGTGTGCCGGACGGGGTCGAAGTGGGACTCGGCACGGTCATGACTCCCGACCAGGTACACCGCGCGGCCGACGCCGGCGCGCGCTTCGTGATGGCGCCCAATGCCGCCGCCGATGTCATCCATACCGCCCGCAGTTGTGGGATCGCCAGCTATCCGGGCGCCATGACCCCCAGCGAGATCCATCTCGCCTGGCGGGCCGGAGCAACCGCGGTCAAGCTGTTCCCCGGCGGGATCCTCGGCACCAGGTACCTTGCCGCAGTCAGGGAGCCGCTGCCGGACATTCCCCTGATACCCACCGGGTCGGTGCGCTGCGGCGAAGCTGCCGATTGGCTCTCCGCCGGTGCCGCCGCCGTCGGGCTCGGCGGTGCCCTGCTCGGTGACGCCATGAACCCCGGCGGCGACCTGGCGGCTTTGGCCGAACGGACGCGCCGGGTCTGTGAAGCGGCCGCGCTCAGGACCTGA
- a CDS encoding DUF1684 domain-containing protein, whose amino-acid sequence MSTPTDDVADQWLRFRAARNKDLAQAHGWLTLTSLQWLLDDPAALDGVPGLWSGTDTGAVLSASTADGLVLVETGQPVTGTVTATLADEESLLWVRYGGHDGGQVVVELARRGGRYAVRTRDAASPVFLAFDGVPVFDFRPELVLDARFEAYEQPVDVPVRTANPAVDGAHRTVGELAFRLPESNKDLRLQVSAEGPQTLAMAFHDATNNQSTAAWRKVTFSAPAPGTSTVTVDFNRAVNYPSAFTPYGTCPMPVGSNIIGEPVEAGEKLPQQR is encoded by the coding sequence ATGAGCACCCCCACGGATGATGTTGCAGACCAGTGGCTTCGCTTTCGCGCTGCACGGAACAAGGACCTTGCGCAGGCGCACGGCTGGCTGACCCTGACGTCGCTGCAGTGGCTGCTTGATGATCCCGCGGCGCTGGACGGGGTTCCGGGGCTGTGGTCCGGAACCGACACCGGAGCCGTGCTGTCTGCCTCCACCGCAGACGGGCTCGTCCTGGTGGAGACCGGGCAACCGGTGACGGGCACGGTCACCGCAACCCTCGCCGATGAGGAGTCCCTCCTGTGGGTGCGCTACGGCGGGCACGACGGCGGGCAGGTGGTAGTGGAGCTGGCCCGGCGGGGTGGGCGTTACGCGGTCCGCACCCGGGACGCGGCGTCACCGGTGTTCCTGGCGTTCGACGGCGTCCCGGTCTTCGACTTCCGGCCGGAGCTGGTCCTGGACGCCCGCTTCGAAGCCTATGAACAGCCGGTGGACGTACCGGTCCGGACCGCCAATCCGGCCGTGGACGGGGCCCACCGGACGGTGGGCGAACTGGCCTTCCGGCTTCCCGAATCCAACAAGGACCTCCGGCTGCAGGTCAGTGCCGAAGGGCCGCAGACGCTGGCCATGGCCTTCCACGACGCCACCAACAACCAGAGCACCGCCGCGTGGCGCAAGGTCACCTTTTCGGCTCCGGCGCCGGGGACGTCGACAGTAACGGTGGATTTCAACCGGGCGGTCAACTATCCCAGCGCCTTCACCCCGTACGGGACCTGCCCGATGCCGGTGGGCAGCAATATCATCGGCGAGCCCGTCGAGGCCGGGGAGAAGCTGCCGCAGCAGCGCTGA
- a CDS encoding GNAT family N-acetyltransferase has product MPKTPAAESTVDAPSVVPANEAPWKDLQAVFGPRGEAHRCQCQWFKVPSSQWRDVPVEELAARLQEQAGCGNPDARTSGLVAYLGGEPVGWCAVEPRTAYPRLLRSRVPWSGRQEGRGDDGVWTVSCFVTRTGYRRRGVSYALACAAVGFARDRGARALEGYPMITEPGKDIAWGELYVGSRSVFEAAGFEQVSHPTPRRVVMRIDF; this is encoded by the coding sequence ATGCCGAAGACACCAGCCGCTGAGTCCACTGTCGACGCACCAAGCGTGGTGCCAGCGAATGAGGCGCCTTGGAAAGATCTGCAGGCGGTGTTCGGTCCCCGCGGGGAAGCGCACCGCTGCCAGTGCCAATGGTTCAAGGTTCCGTCCAGCCAATGGCGGGACGTCCCGGTGGAGGAACTAGCGGCGCGGCTGCAGGAGCAAGCCGGCTGCGGGAATCCGGACGCACGCACCAGCGGGCTGGTGGCCTACCTTGGCGGGGAGCCAGTGGGCTGGTGCGCCGTCGAGCCGCGAACCGCCTATCCGCGGCTGCTCCGCAGCCGGGTCCCGTGGAGCGGGCGGCAGGAGGGCCGAGGCGACGACGGCGTGTGGACGGTCAGCTGTTTCGTCACCCGCACCGGATACCGGCGCCGGGGCGTCAGCTACGCACTGGCATGTGCTGCCGTCGGCTTCGCCCGGGACCGGGGCGCCCGCGCGCTCGAGGGCTATCCGATGATCACCGAGCCGGGAAAGGACATCGCCTGGGGCGAGCTGTACGTGGGCAGCCGCAGCGTTTTTGAGGCAGCGGGATTCGAGCAGGTCAGCCACCCGACACCGCGCCGGGTGGTCATGCGGATCGACTTCTGA
- the ligK gene encoding 4-carboxy-4-hydroxy-2-oxoadipate aldolase/oxaloacetate decarboxylase, with protein MHELGVVHRSITRAAPDDVAALAPYGTSTVHEAMGRLGLMRPYIRPVYPGAKLCGPAVTVLLQPGDNWMLHVAVEQLQPGDVLVAACTTECEDGFFGELLATSVRARGGVGLVIDGGCRDAEALEAMGFPVFSRAINSKGTVKATLGSVNVPVVCANALVTPGDVVVADVDGVVVVPASRAAEVAEASRKREDNEAAKRERLAAGELGLDMYSMRGPLEAAGLRYLD; from the coding sequence ATGCATGAGCTTGGAGTGGTCCACCGCAGCATCACCCGCGCCGCACCCGACGACGTCGCAGCCCTCGCCCCGTACGGCACCAGCACCGTGCATGAAGCCATGGGCCGCCTGGGCCTGATGCGCCCCTACATCCGCCCCGTCTACCCCGGCGCGAAACTCTGCGGCCCCGCCGTCACCGTATTGCTGCAGCCCGGCGACAACTGGATGCTGCACGTCGCCGTCGAGCAGCTCCAGCCCGGCGACGTGCTGGTCGCCGCCTGCACCACCGAGTGCGAGGACGGTTTCTTCGGCGAGCTGCTGGCCACCTCGGTGCGGGCGCGCGGCGGTGTGGGCCTGGTGATCGACGGCGGCTGCCGGGACGCCGAGGCGCTGGAGGCGATGGGCTTTCCGGTGTTCTCCCGGGCGATCAATTCCAAGGGCACGGTGAAGGCCACCCTGGGGTCGGTCAACGTTCCGGTGGTCTGCGCCAACGCGCTGGTCACGCCCGGTGACGTGGTGGTGGCCGACGTCGACGGCGTCGTCGTGGTTCCGGCGTCGCGCGCCGCGGAGGTGGCTGAGGCCTCCCGCAAGCGCGAGGACAACGAGGCCGCCAAGCGCGAGCGCCTGGCGGCCGGGGAACTCGGGCTGGACATGTACTCGATGCGTGGGCCGCTGGAGGCGGCCGGGCTGCGCTATCTGGACTGA
- a CDS encoding amidohydrolase family protein, which yields MIIDCHGHYTTAPPALGAWRDRQVSALAGPASAPDPAELRISDDELRESIESNQLKLMDERGIDLTVFSPRASFMAHHVGDFSTSAQWAAICNELCFRVSQLFPERFAPAAMLPQSPGVDPASCIPELERCIREYGAVALNLNPDPSGGYWTSPPLTDRSWYPVYEKMVEYDLPAMIHVSTSVNPAFHTTGSHYLNADTTAVMQLIQGDLFSDFPELKFVVPHGGGATPYHWGRFRGLAMALKKPPLEEHLLRNVFFDTCVYHQPGIDLLLEVMPTANILFASEMIGAVRDIDPQTGFNFDDTGRYLAAAGLTAEELADIQEHNTRAVYPRLDALLTQQGRGTQRSSTHA from the coding sequence ATGATTATCGACTGCCACGGCCACTACACCACCGCGCCGCCGGCCCTGGGCGCCTGGCGGGACCGCCAGGTCAGCGCCCTGGCCGGTCCCGCCTCCGCCCCGGATCCGGCAGAGCTGCGGATCAGCGACGACGAACTGCGGGAGAGCATCGAGTCCAACCAACTCAAGCTGATGGATGAGCGTGGCATCGACCTGACCGTCTTCTCGCCCCGGGCCTCGTTCATGGCCCACCATGTCGGAGATTTCTCCACCTCGGCGCAGTGGGCGGCCATCTGCAACGAACTGTGCTTCCGGGTCAGCCAGCTCTTCCCTGAGCGGTTCGCCCCGGCCGCCATGTTGCCGCAGTCCCCCGGCGTTGATCCGGCCAGCTGCATTCCGGAGCTGGAGCGCTGCATCCGGGAGTACGGGGCGGTGGCCCTGAATCTGAACCCTGATCCATCCGGGGGTTACTGGACCTCGCCGCCGCTGACCGACCGATCCTGGTATCCGGTCTACGAAAAAATGGTCGAATACGATCTGCCGGCCATGATCCATGTGAGCACCAGCGTTAACCCTGCCTTCCACACCACCGGGTCGCACTACCTCAACGCTGACACCACCGCCGTGATGCAGCTGATCCAGGGTGACCTGTTCTCGGACTTCCCGGAGCTGAAGTTCGTTGTTCCGCACGGCGGCGGTGCCACCCCGTACCACTGGGGACGCTTCCGCGGGCTGGCCATGGCGCTGAAAAAACCGCCGCTGGAAGAACACCTGCTGCGGAACGTCTTCTTCGATACCTGCGTCTACCATCAGCCCGGCATCGACCTGCTGCTGGAGGTGATGCCCACGGCCAACATCCTCTTCGCCTCCGAAATGATCGGCGCCGTCCGCGACATCGACCCGCAGACCGGGTTCAACTTCGATGACACCGGCCGGTACCTGGCTGCCGCCGGGCTTACCGCCGAGGAACTTGCCGACATCCAGGAGCACAACACCCGCGCCGTCTACCCCCGCCTCGACGCCCTGCTCACACAGCAGGGCCGCGGCACCCAAAGGAGCAGCACCCATGCATGA
- a CDS encoding 4-oxalomesaconate tautomerase: MDIAAPPAAGRAHRQGSQTALPCWFMRGGTSRGPFFRRDDLPASTPLRDAVLLAALGSPHPLQVDGLGGGNPLTSKVGIVAVSDRDGLDLEFQFAQLQPTGESVDTTANCGNMLAAVVPFAVESGLLTPGADTTTVRVLTLNTGMVAEISVETPQGPDGRYVEYAGQSRIDGVPGTAAAVTVNFLDTAGSVCAALLPTGNPSDTVDVDGVGTVEVTCIDNGQPLVIVRASDLGRTGYETVQDLNRDGELKESLEALRLTCGKLMGLGDVSGKNYPKMTLVAPPAGEGTISTRSFIPHVCHESIGVLAAVTAGTACVIDGTVAHRVAAAGAGAGAGAGDGSGSGSITVSVEHPSGEFTVELGLDPQDPQHVTKSALLRTARLIMAGEVYVPLSLWSPGTSGVQEGQ; the protein is encoded by the coding sequence ATGGACATCGCCGCACCACCTGCCGCCGGCCGGGCTCACCGGCAGGGAAGCCAAACCGCATTGCCGTGCTGGTTCATGCGGGGCGGCACGTCCCGGGGACCGTTCTTCCGCCGGGATGACCTGCCAGCCAGCACACCGCTGCGGGACGCGGTACTGCTGGCCGCATTGGGCTCCCCCCATCCGCTCCAAGTGGACGGACTTGGCGGCGGCAATCCGCTGACCAGCAAGGTCGGGATCGTGGCGGTCAGCGACCGCGACGGCCTGGACCTGGAATTCCAGTTCGCCCAGCTCCAACCCACGGGTGAGAGCGTGGATACCACCGCCAACTGCGGCAACATGCTCGCCGCCGTCGTGCCTTTTGCCGTGGAATCCGGGCTGCTCACCCCTGGCGCCGACACCACCACCGTCCGGGTGCTGACACTGAACACCGGCATGGTGGCGGAAATCAGCGTGGAGACGCCACAGGGTCCCGACGGCCGCTATGTGGAATACGCCGGGCAGAGCCGTATCGACGGCGTCCCAGGCACCGCCGCCGCGGTCACGGTCAACTTCCTGGACACCGCCGGCTCCGTCTGCGCCGCGCTGCTGCCCACCGGCAACCCCAGCGACACCGTGGACGTGGACGGGGTTGGCACAGTGGAGGTCACCTGCATCGACAACGGGCAGCCGCTGGTCATTGTGCGCGCCAGCGACCTGGGCCGCACCGGGTACGAAACCGTGCAGGACCTCAACCGCGACGGCGAGCTCAAGGAAAGCCTGGAAGCCCTCCGGCTCACCTGCGGAAAGCTGATGGGCCTGGGTGATGTGTCCGGGAAGAACTACCCCAAGATGACTCTGGTGGCTCCGCCCGCCGGCGAAGGCACCATCAGCACCCGCAGCTTCATTCCGCACGTCTGCCACGAGTCCATCGGCGTCCTGGCCGCGGTCACCGCCGGCACTGCCTGCGTTATCGACGGCACGGTGGCCCATCGGGTTGCCGCAGCTGGTGCCGGTGCTGGAGCAGGTGCCGGCGACGGCAGCGGCAGCGGCAGCATCACCGTCTCGGTGGAACACCCCTCCGGCGAATTCACCGTGGAGCTCGGCCTTGATCCGCAGGATCCCCAACACGTCACCAAGTCGGCCCTGCTGCGCACCGCGCGGCTGATCATGGCCGGCGAAGTCTATGTACCGCTCAGTCTCTGGTCCCCCGGGACCTCCGGCGTTCAGGAAGGTCAGTAA
- a CDS encoding GntR family transcriptional regulator yields MTAEPTATKTSAVQVAGAIRAAIMNGELVPAQRLVEADLCTQFGASRSAVRSALAELAVEGVVERVQNRGARVRSVSVEEAVEIIEVRGALEALCARKAAERITPEQVTELRKLAAEMSQAVATGELARYSATNSELHRRIVEISGQGTAGATIERLRAQNVRHQFRLAAQPGRASVSLPEHVEIVEAICAGNAAEAARMMEAHMTSIADAIRRSAAASAS; encoded by the coding sequence ATGACAGCAGAACCAACAGCAACCAAAACCAGTGCCGTCCAGGTTGCCGGCGCCATCCGTGCCGCCATCATGAACGGCGAACTGGTCCCCGCCCAGCGGCTGGTGGAAGCGGACCTGTGCACGCAGTTCGGTGCCAGCCGCAGTGCGGTGCGTTCGGCCCTGGCGGAGCTCGCCGTGGAGGGTGTGGTGGAGCGGGTGCAGAACCGCGGTGCACGCGTCCGCTCCGTCTCGGTCGAGGAAGCGGTGGAAATCATCGAGGTCCGCGGTGCGCTGGAGGCCCTGTGCGCCCGGAAGGCAGCGGAACGGATTACCCCGGAACAGGTCACGGAACTGCGGAAACTGGCAGCGGAGATGAGCCAGGCCGTTGCAACGGGTGAACTGGCCCGCTATTCCGCCACCAATTCGGAGCTGCACCGCCGCATCGTGGAGATCAGCGGGCAGGGCACCGCCGGCGCCACCATCGAACGGCTGCGGGCGCAGAATGTCCGCCATCAGTTCCGCCTGGCGGCGCAGCCGGGCCGGGCATCGGTCTCGCTCCCCGAGCACGTGGAAATTGTCGAGGCCATCTGCGCCGGCAACGCCGCGGAGGCCGCCCGCATGATGGAAGCCCACATGACGAGCATTGCCGATGCCATCCGGCGGTCCGCCGCGGCGTCGGCATCCTGA
- a CDS encoding NAD(P)-dependent oxidoreductase produces the protein MIAITVLGLGEAGRLYALGLMEAGAEIRGYDPFADVRDAGIRQFDSLAEALAGADLVISLVGAKAARAVAAEAVPLMPGSAVFADFNTSGPEEKADLSRLAAEHGINMVDVAVMAPVPRSGSRTPLAVSGEAAEAFASLLAPLGAPVETVPGAPGAAAGRKLLRSVFMKGLAGLVLECQAAGEAAGTGHWLLEEIAGELGPDGPALVARLIEGSHAHAVRRTHEVEDSLAYLQSLGTPSWMTEGTLRWLSSLAAERG, from the coding sequence ATGATTGCGATAACCGTTTTGGGGCTCGGGGAAGCCGGCCGGCTGTACGCCCTGGGCCTGATGGAGGCCGGGGCTGAGATCCGCGGCTATGACCCGTTTGCCGATGTGCGCGACGCGGGAATCCGCCAGTTCGACTCGCTCGCCGAGGCGCTGGCCGGTGCGGATTTGGTGATCAGCCTCGTCGGCGCCAAGGCGGCCCGGGCCGTCGCTGCGGAAGCGGTGCCCCTGATGCCCGGGTCAGCGGTTTTTGCCGATTTCAATACGTCCGGCCCGGAGGAGAAAGCCGACCTCTCCCGACTGGCCGCGGAGCACGGTATCAATATGGTGGACGTGGCGGTCATGGCTCCGGTGCCACGCTCGGGCAGCCGGACACCGCTGGCGGTATCGGGAGAAGCAGCGGAGGCCTTTGCCTCACTGCTCGCACCGCTGGGTGCGCCGGTGGAAACCGTGCCCGGGGCACCCGGGGCTGCCGCCGGACGAAAACTGCTTCGCAGTGTCTTCATGAAGGGCCTGGCCGGGCTGGTGCTGGAATGCCAGGCAGCCGGTGAAGCGGCAGGTACTGGGCACTGGCTGCTCGAGGAGATCGCCGGGGAGCTTGGCCCGGACGGTCCGGCACTGGTTGCCCGCCTTATTGAGGGGTCCCATGCCCACGCCGTCCGGCGCACGCATGAGGTGGAAGACTCGCTGGCCTATCTGCAGTCCCTCGGTACGCCGTCATGGATGACCGAGGGGACGCTGCGCTGGCTGTCCTCGCTGGCCGCGGAGCGCGGCTGA
- a CDS encoding catechol 2,3-dioxygenase, whose product MVSAFRDVAHLGFVELYTPDFDKSLWFFTELLAMREVAREGNSAYLHAWDDYEHHTIKLTAHETSGAGCLGLRASSEEALQRRVAAIEASGRGIGWHDGGPGMGKTYAFTDPDGHPMDIYYESAWHVPTEEFRPALKNQADRFPGRGVNARRLDHVNFLGADVAENGRFVEEVLGGKPTEQIRLDSGDLAGQWFTFSNKSYDLVYSGDWTGSSGRLHHISFATDTREDILKAADIFLENGIHIETGPHKHAIQQTFFLYVYEPGGNRIEFCNAGARLILAPDWKTIEWSEAERAKGQAWGMKTIDTFHTHGTPPVSGPGD is encoded by the coding sequence ATGGTTTCTGCATTTCGCGACGTGGCCCATCTGGGCTTCGTGGAGCTGTACACACCCGACTTCGACAAGAGCCTCTGGTTCTTCACCGAGCTGCTGGCGATGCGCGAAGTGGCGCGCGAGGGCAACTCCGCCTACCTGCATGCATGGGATGACTACGAGCATCACACCATCAAGCTGACCGCGCACGAGACCTCCGGCGCCGGCTGCCTGGGCCTGCGGGCCTCCAGCGAGGAAGCGCTGCAGCGCCGCGTGGCGGCAATCGAGGCGTCCGGGCGGGGCATCGGCTGGCACGACGGCGGCCCCGGGATGGGCAAGACGTACGCCTTCACCGACCCGGACGGGCATCCGATGGACATTTACTATGAGAGCGCCTGGCATGTGCCCACCGAGGAATTCCGTCCGGCGTTGAAGAACCAGGCGGACAGGTTTCCCGGCCGCGGCGTGAACGCGCGCCGCCTGGACCACGTCAACTTCCTGGGCGCCGACGTCGCCGAGAACGGCCGCTTCGTGGAGGAGGTCCTGGGCGGGAAACCGACCGAGCAGATCCGCCTCGACAGCGGGGACCTCGCCGGGCAGTGGTTCACCTTCTCCAACAAGTCCTACGACCTGGTCTACAGCGGCGACTGGACCGGCAGCAGCGGCCGCCTGCACCACATCTCCTTCGCCACCGACACCCGCGAGGATATCCTCAAGGCCGCCGACATCTTCCTCGAAAACGGCATCCACATCGAAACCGGCCCGCACAAGCACGCCATCCAGCAGACCTTCTTCCTCTATGTCTATGAGCCCGGCGGCAACCGGATCGAATTCTGCAACGCCGGGGCACGCCTCATCCTGGCGCCGGACTGGAAGACCATCGAATGGTCCGAGGCCGAACGCGCCAAAGGGCAGGCCTGGGGGATGAAGACCATCGACACCTTCCACACCCATGGCACTCCGCCGGTCAGCGGACCGGGGGACTAA
- a CDS encoding ABC transporter ATP-binding protein, translating into MQPDAMPSKETPTTTAAVPAGRTLPEGEALLSVRGLKKVYSTDGGPIEAVRNLTFDLGHGELVCLVGPSGSGKTTLLKCIAGLLSATEGEVLLDGKRVTGPPKKMAVVFQEYGRSLFPWLRVADNVELPLKNAGVPKAERRQRVADALEAVGLEHVPRSYPWQLSGGMQQRVAIARAVAYQPEVLLMDEPFAAVDAQTRADLEDLTRRLWKSLGMTILFVTHDIDESVYLGERVIILSSSPTVIQEDIVIDLPEARDQLETRGMPRFTELRHHVYEQIQLAKKGHRPDAALQQP; encoded by the coding sequence ATGCAGCCTGACGCTATGCCCTCCAAGGAAACGCCGACGACGACGGCCGCCGTTCCGGCCGGCCGGACCCTTCCCGAGGGTGAGGCGCTGCTGTCGGTACGGGGCCTGAAAAAGGTCTACTCCACCGACGGCGGACCCATCGAGGCGGTCCGGAACCTCACCTTCGATTTAGGCCACGGCGAACTGGTCTGCCTCGTGGGCCCGTCCGGCTCCGGCAAGACCACCCTGCTCAAGTGCATCGCCGGGCTGCTCAGCGCCACCGAGGGCGAGGTGCTGCTGGACGGGAAGCGGGTCACCGGTCCGCCGAAAAAGATGGCGGTGGTGTTCCAGGAATACGGCCGCTCCCTCTTTCCCTGGCTGCGGGTGGCGGACAACGTGGAGCTGCCCTTGAAAAACGCCGGGGTGCCCAAGGCCGAACGCCGCCAGCGGGTGGCCGATGCCCTGGAAGCGGTGGGGCTGGAGCATGTGCCCCGCTCCTACCCCTGGCAGCTCTCCGGCGGAATGCAGCAGCGGGTGGCCATCGCCCGCGCCGTTGCCTACCAGCCGGAGGTCCTGCTGATGGACGAGCCGTTCGCCGCCGTCGATGCCCAGACCCGCGCCGATCTGGAGGACCTCACCCGCCGGCTCTGGAAGAGCCTGGGGATGACCATCCTGTTTGTCACCCACGACATCGACGAATCGGTGTATCTGGGCGAGCGCGTCATCATCCTGTCCTCCTCGCCCACAGTGATCCAGGAGGACATCGTGATCGACCTGCCCGAGGCCCGGGACCAGCTGGAGACCCGCGGCATGCCGCGCTTCACCGAGCTGCGCCACCACGTCTACGAGCAGATCCAGCTGGCCAAAAAGGGCCACCGGCCCGACGCTGCGCTGCAGCAGCCCTAG
- a CDS encoding ABC transporter permease, with protein sequence MKMLRSFLYVIALPVLLVLLWWASTLGDPNFFVPTPAQLVEAFGPTWLEGRILDDVLPSVTRLLAGLAIAIVLGIVVGLLVGLNRTLRAITEPVFEFFRALPPPVLVPVLILLVGLNDVMKVAVIVVGCVWPVLLNTIEGVRSIDPVQNETTRSYGISGFNRIRYQVLPSAAPIIMAGIRQCLSIGLILMVISEMFGSSSGLGFTILQFQRSFAIPEMWSGILVLGLIGLLLSLIFQWCERRILRWYHGLKEVENAA encoded by the coding sequence GTGAAAATGCTCCGGAGTTTCCTGTATGTCATAGCCCTGCCGGTCCTGCTGGTGCTGCTGTGGTGGGCCTCCACCCTGGGCGATCCAAACTTCTTCGTGCCCACGCCGGCCCAGCTGGTGGAAGCCTTTGGCCCCACCTGGCTCGAGGGCCGGATCCTGGACGACGTCCTACCCTCCGTCACCCGCCTGCTCGCCGGGCTGGCCATCGCGATTGTGCTGGGCATCGTCGTCGGCCTGCTGGTGGGACTGAACCGGACCCTTCGGGCCATCACCGAACCGGTGTTTGAGTTCTTCCGCGCCCTGCCGCCGCCGGTCCTGGTTCCGGTGCTGATCCTGCTGGTGGGCCTGAACGACGTCATGAAGGTGGCAGTCATTGTGGTGGGCTGCGTCTGGCCGGTGCTGCTGAACACCATTGAGGGGGTCCGCTCCATCGACCCGGTACAAAATGAAACCACCCGCTCCTACGGCATTTCCGGATTCAACCGGATCCGCTACCAGGTGCTGCCCTCCGCCGCGCCCATCATCATGGCAGGAATCCGGCAGTGCCTGTCCATCGGCCTGATCCTGATGGTAATTTCCGAAATGTTCGGATCCTCCTCCGGGCTGGGCTTCACCATTCTCCAGTTCCAGCGCTCATTCGCGATTCCCGAAATGTGGTCCGGCATTTTGGTGCTCGGATTGATCGGCCTGTTGCTGTCCCTGATCTTCCAATGGTGCGAGCGGCGTATCCTGCGCTGGTACCACGGCCTTAAAGAGGTAGAAAATGCAGCCTGA